Proteins encoded in a region of the Sander lucioperca isolate FBNREF2018 chromosome 4, SLUC_FBN_1.2, whole genome shotgun sequence genome:
- the trmt1 gene encoding tRNA (guanine(26)-N(2))-dimethyltransferase: MLVRTARLFPLIISHHLHPSCTRSATQTFQLSLGIAASASRGLRSMEPLKTAPEVPTTKPPHTTAESSAEDTSLAPMDATADKEKPLSAGLLPGETVVKEGKAAILFPSANEVFYNPVQEFNRDLTCAVITEFARDLLAQRGVKVVVPGEKERVLVSLSEETNEDDAQTEEKNGAESPAVTATVGEKCERGLRVLEGLAASGLRSVRFALEVPGLQSVTANDFSTKAAALIARNAQYNGVSHLLEASCRDASMLMYEMRGKKERFDVIDLDPYGSPASFLDAAVQAVSEGGLLCVTCTDMAVMAGNSGETCYSKYGSVSIKAKYCHEMALRIILHSLDQRAGVYQRYIQPLLSVSVDFYIRVFVRVFTGQATVKNSASKQALVYNCVGCGSFHLQRMGRRTSNGKHMKYSPAAGPPVGPECEHCGQRHQLGGPIWAEPIYDLAFVQKVLSAVSGNPSRFGTSKRIEGMLSMVTEELEDVPLYYTMDSLSSTIHCSTPPLLQFKSALLHAGHRVSLSHACKNAIKTDAPPAAIWDIMRCWEKANPVKREKLSETSPAFKILSTEPSLEACFTVREDANPQSRKRHLTRFQENPQAFWGPKARAKAGGGIATNLQDKRKKCQNKRKNQITDSSEVKNFHCKKFRQGTCTNGDKCGYSHNLEQTTEEKME; this comes from the exons ATGCTGGTGCGGACAGCTCGGCTGTTCCCCCTCATCATCTCCCATCATCTGCATCCTTCCTGCACCCGTTCTGCCACGCAGACGTTTCAGTTGAGCTTAGGCATTGCTGCTTCCGCCAGCAGGGGGCTGAGATCCATGGAGCCCCTAAAAACTGCCCCAGAGGTTCCCACCACCAAACCTCCTCACACTACTGCCGAATCTTCAGCAGAAGATACGAGCCTGGCACCCATGGACGCAACGGCTGACAAGGAGAAGCCGCTTTCAGCAGGACTGTTACCTGGGGAGACGGTGGTCAAGGAGGGCAAGGCGGCCATCTTGTTCCCCAGTGCTAATGAGGTCTTTTACAACCCGGTCCAGGAGTTTAACAGAGATTTGAC GTGTGCTGTGATCACAGAGTTTGCCAGAGATCTGCTGGCTCAGCGCGGGGTGAAGGTGGTGGTGCccggagagaaagagagggtgcTGGTGTCTCTGTCAGAGGAGACCAACGAGGACGACGCACAGACGGAGGAGAAAAACGGAGCAGAGTCTCCGGCTGTAACCGCAACAGTGGGGGAGAAATGCGAG CGCGGCCTTCGCGTGCTGGAGGGTCTGGCGGCGTCCGGTTTGCGCTCTGTGCGTTTCGCTCTGGAAGTCCCGGGCCTGCAGAGCGTCACCGCCAACGACTTCTCCACCAAGGCTGCGGCGCTGATCGCCCGCAATGCCCAGTACAACGGAGTGAGCCACCTGCTCGAAGCTAGCTGCAGGGACGCCAG TATGCTGATGTATGAGATGCGAGGGAAGAAGGAGCGTTTTGATGTCATCGATCTGGATCCCTACGGAAGCCCCGCTTCCTTCTTGGATGCCGCCGTGCAGGCCGTCAGTGAGGGAG GTCTGTTGTGTGTAACATGTACAGACATGGCGGTGATGGCAGGAAACAGCGGAGAGACCTGCTACAGCAAATACGGTTCAGTCTCCATCAAAGCCAAATACTGCCATGAGATG GCTCTTCGTATCATCCTCCACAGTTTGGACCAGAGGGCGGGGGTGTACCAGCGGTACATCCAGCCCCTGCTGTCCGTCAGTGTCGACTTTTACATCCGGGTCTTTGTACGCGTCTTCACAGGACAGGCCACGGTCAAAAACTCAGCAAG TAAACAGGCTCTGGTCTACAACTGTGTCGGCTGTGGCTCTTTTCACCTACAGAGAATGGGCAGGAGAACAAGCAATGGAAAACA TATGAAGTATTCTCCTGCTGCCGGACCCCCGGTTGGACCAGAGTGTGAGCACTGTGGACAGAGACATCag CTGGGGGGTCCTATCTGGGCGGAGCCCATCTATGACTTGGCATTTGTCCAGAAGGTTTTGTCTGCCGTGTCGGGGAACCCGTCCCGATTTGGGACGTCCAAACGCATTGAGGGTATGCTCAGCATGGTGACTGAG gaGTTGGAAGATGTGCCTCTTTATTACACTATGGACAGTCTGAGCAGCACGATACACTGCAGTACTCCGCCCCTGCTCCAGTTTaa gtctGCTCTCCTTCATGCAGGCCACAGggtttctctctctcacgcCTGTAAGAATGCCATCAAGACAGACGCTCCTCCTGCAGCTATCTGGGACATCATGCGCTGCTGG GAGAAGGCCAATCCTGTGAAGAGGGAGAAGCTGTCGGAGACAAGCCCCGCTTTCAAGATCCTCTCCACAGAGCCCAG cttAGAAGCCTGTTTCACTGTGAGGGAGGACGCCAACCCTCAGTCCCGTAAACGCCACCTGACCCGGTTCCAGGAGAATCCGCAGGCCTTCTGGGGACCCAAAGCTCGAGCCAAAGCTGg TGGCGGTATCGCTACCAACCTGCAGGACAAGAGGAAGAAGTGCCAGAACAAGAGAAAGAACCAGATCACAGACTCCTCGGAGGTGAAAAACTTTCACTGCAAGAAGTTCAGACAG ggaacatgcacaaatggagacaAATGCGGCTACTCCCACAACCTGGAGCAGACAACAGAGGAGAAAATGGAATGA
- the nacc1b gene encoding nucleus accumbens-associated protein 1 isoform X1: MAQTLQMAIPNFGNNILECLNEQRLQGLYCDVSVVVKGHAFKAHRAVLAASSSYFRDLFNAGGKSSVVELPPAVQPQSFQQILAFCYTGRLSMNVGDQFLLMYTAGFLQIQQIMEKGTEFFLKVSSPSCDSQGLHTEETPPSEPQSPVTQTMGGGGVGVVAPAAGRPASCLTPLPLVSKVKTEQMASTPQPTPQPQQLEGSPYSVVCTPVAKRLWEGGNRDSGGGSGGGGGGGMRKAARYSSSSSSSSSSNNATQDASGRGPAANAAMMGGGGIATSMGGAGLNSNHNNNNNNNNGGTPEGTSPGTLSMYTSDSPISYHDDEEEDDVADESAEEQYRQICNMYTMYSMLNAGAAVVGERVEALPDLAPDSGGGRGGRGARSRQDLASLPAELISQIGNRCHPKMYEEGDPAEKLELVSGTSVFISRAQLMNCHVSAGTRHKVLLRRLLAAFFDRSTLANSCGTGIRSSTNDPSRKPLDNRVLHAVKFYCQNFAPSFKESEMNAIAADMCTNARRVVRKSWIPKLKLLMADSDAYSAFLADSVKMEADALGAEQGFDPASLEAVAAAAAANHSEAGGGATQADTLHGAAGDGSTLF; the protein is encoded by the exons ATGGCTCAGACGCTGCAGATGGCGATCCCTAACTTTGGCAACAACATCCTGGAGTGTCTGAACGAACAGCGGCTGCAGGGCCTCTACTGTGATGTCTCCGTGGTCGTCAAGGGACACGCCTTCAAG GCCCACCGTGCGGTCCTGGCAGCCAGCAGCTCGTACTTCCGGGATCTTTTCAACGCCGGGGGGAAGAGCTCGGTGGTGGAGCTGCCCCCGGCGGTGCAGCCGCAGAGCTTCCAGCAGATCCTGGCCTTCTGCTACACAGGACGCCTCAGCATGAACGTTGGAGACCAGTTCCTGCTCATGTACACCGCTGGCTTCCTCCAGATCCAGCAGATCATGGAGAAAGGCACAGAGTTTTTCCTCAAG GTCTCATCTCCGAGCTGTGACTCCCAGGGTCTCCACACCGAGGAGACCCCACCCTCCGAGCCTCAGAGCCCCGTCACTCAAACAATGGGGGGTGGCGGAGTCGGCGTCGTCGCCCCGGCCGCGGGGCGGCCCGCCTCTTGTCTGACGCCCCTCCCCCTGGTGTCCAAGGTGAAGACGGAACAGATGGCCTCCACACCTCAGCCCACCCCGCAGCCGCAGCAG cTGGAGGGCTCTCCCTACTCGGTGGTCTGCACCCCCGTGGCCAAGCGGCTGTGGGAGGGGGGCAACCGTGACAGCGGAGGGGGGtctggagggggcgggggaggtGGGATGAGGAAGGCCGCACGctactcttcctcctcctcttcgtcctcctcctccaacAATGCTACCCAGGATGCCTCTGGGCGGGGACCTGCAGCCAATGCTGCTATGATGGGCGGCGGTGGCATTGCCACTTCCATGGGAGGAGCCGGACTCAACAGTaaccataacaacaacaacaataacaacaacggCGGGACCCCTGAAGGCACAAGCCCGGGCACACTGAGCATGTACACCAGCGACTCGCCGATCAGTTACCACGACGATGAGGAAGAGGACGACGTAGCGGATGAGAGCGCTGAAGAGCAGTACAGACAGATCTGCAACATGTACACCATGTACAGCATGCTGAACGCTGGAGCAGCAG TGGTCGGGGAGCGGGTGGAGGCTCTTCCCGACTTGGCCCCAGACTCAGGCGGCGGGCGGGGGGGCAGAGGGGCGCGGTCCCGGCAGGACCTGGCGTCGCTGCCCGCCGAGCTCATCAGCCAGATCGGGAACCGCTGCCACCCGAAGATGTACGAGGAGGGCGACCCGGCCGAGAAGCTGGAGCTGGTGAGCGGAACCTCCGTGTTCATCTCCCGCGCCCAGCTCATGAACTGCCACGTCAGCGCCGGCACCCGCCACAAAGTGCTGCTCAGACGCCTGCTGGCCGCATTCTTCGACAG GAGCACTCTTGCTAACAGCTGTGGAACTGGCATCCGCTCTTCAACCAACGACCCGAGTCGTAAACCCCTTGACAACAGAGTGCTGCACGCTGTCAAAT TCTACTGCCAGAACTTTGCGCCGAGCTTCAAGGAGAGCGAGATGAATGCCATCGCGGCCGACATGTGCACCAACGCCCGCCGCGTCGTCCGCAAGAGCTGGATCCCCAAGCTCAAACTGCTGATGGCCGACAGCGACGCCTACTCCGCCTTCCTGGCCGACAGTGTAAAGATGGAGGCCGACGCACTGGGGGCAGAGCAAGGATTTGACCCCGCCTCCCTGGAAGCGGTGGCAGCGGCGGCCGCCGCCAACCATAGTGAGGCGGGAGGCGGAGCCACGCAAGCAGACACCCTCCATGGGGCGGCAGGAGACGGCAGCACTTTGTTTTGA
- the nacc1b gene encoding nucleus accumbens-associated protein 1 isoform X2, with product MAQTLQMAIPNFGNNILECLNEQRLQGLYCDVSVVVKGHAFKAHRAVLAASSSYFRDLFNAGGKSSVVELPPAVQPQSFQQILAFCYTGRLSMNVGDQFLLMYTAGFLQIQQIMEKGTEFFLKVSSPSCDSQGLHTEETPPSEPQSPVTQTMGGGGVGVVAPAAGRPASCLTPLPLVSKVKTEQMASTPQPTPQPQQEGSPYSVVCTPVAKRLWEGGNRDSGGGSGGGGGGGMRKAARYSSSSSSSSSSNNATQDASGRGPAANAAMMGGGGIATSMGGAGLNSNHNNNNNNNNGGTPEGTSPGTLSMYTSDSPISYHDDEEEDDVADESAEEQYRQICNMYTMYSMLNAGAAVVGERVEALPDLAPDSGGGRGGRGARSRQDLASLPAELISQIGNRCHPKMYEEGDPAEKLELVSGTSVFISRAQLMNCHVSAGTRHKVLLRRLLAAFFDRSTLANSCGTGIRSSTNDPSRKPLDNRVLHAVKFYCQNFAPSFKESEMNAIAADMCTNARRVVRKSWIPKLKLLMADSDAYSAFLADSVKMEADALGAEQGFDPASLEAVAAAAAANHSEAGGGATQADTLHGAAGDGSTLF from the exons ATGGCTCAGACGCTGCAGATGGCGATCCCTAACTTTGGCAACAACATCCTGGAGTGTCTGAACGAACAGCGGCTGCAGGGCCTCTACTGTGATGTCTCCGTGGTCGTCAAGGGACACGCCTTCAAG GCCCACCGTGCGGTCCTGGCAGCCAGCAGCTCGTACTTCCGGGATCTTTTCAACGCCGGGGGGAAGAGCTCGGTGGTGGAGCTGCCCCCGGCGGTGCAGCCGCAGAGCTTCCAGCAGATCCTGGCCTTCTGCTACACAGGACGCCTCAGCATGAACGTTGGAGACCAGTTCCTGCTCATGTACACCGCTGGCTTCCTCCAGATCCAGCAGATCATGGAGAAAGGCACAGAGTTTTTCCTCAAG GTCTCATCTCCGAGCTGTGACTCCCAGGGTCTCCACACCGAGGAGACCCCACCCTCCGAGCCTCAGAGCCCCGTCACTCAAACAATGGGGGGTGGCGGAGTCGGCGTCGTCGCCCCGGCCGCGGGGCGGCCCGCCTCTTGTCTGACGCCCCTCCCCCTGGTGTCCAAGGTGAAGACGGAACAGATGGCCTCCACACCTCAGCCCACCCCGCAGCCGCAGCAG GAGGGCTCTCCCTACTCGGTGGTCTGCACCCCCGTGGCCAAGCGGCTGTGGGAGGGGGGCAACCGTGACAGCGGAGGGGGGtctggagggggcgggggaggtGGGATGAGGAAGGCCGCACGctactcttcctcctcctcttcgtcctcctcctccaacAATGCTACCCAGGATGCCTCTGGGCGGGGACCTGCAGCCAATGCTGCTATGATGGGCGGCGGTGGCATTGCCACTTCCATGGGAGGAGCCGGACTCAACAGTaaccataacaacaacaacaataacaacaacggCGGGACCCCTGAAGGCACAAGCCCGGGCACACTGAGCATGTACACCAGCGACTCGCCGATCAGTTACCACGACGATGAGGAAGAGGACGACGTAGCGGATGAGAGCGCTGAAGAGCAGTACAGACAGATCTGCAACATGTACACCATGTACAGCATGCTGAACGCTGGAGCAGCAG TGGTCGGGGAGCGGGTGGAGGCTCTTCCCGACTTGGCCCCAGACTCAGGCGGCGGGCGGGGGGGCAGAGGGGCGCGGTCCCGGCAGGACCTGGCGTCGCTGCCCGCCGAGCTCATCAGCCAGATCGGGAACCGCTGCCACCCGAAGATGTACGAGGAGGGCGACCCGGCCGAGAAGCTGGAGCTGGTGAGCGGAACCTCCGTGTTCATCTCCCGCGCCCAGCTCATGAACTGCCACGTCAGCGCCGGCACCCGCCACAAAGTGCTGCTCAGACGCCTGCTGGCCGCATTCTTCGACAG GAGCACTCTTGCTAACAGCTGTGGAACTGGCATCCGCTCTTCAACCAACGACCCGAGTCGTAAACCCCTTGACAACAGAGTGCTGCACGCTGTCAAAT TCTACTGCCAGAACTTTGCGCCGAGCTTCAAGGAGAGCGAGATGAATGCCATCGCGGCCGACATGTGCACCAACGCCCGCCGCGTCGTCCGCAAGAGCTGGATCCCCAAGCTCAAACTGCTGATGGCCGACAGCGACGCCTACTCCGCCTTCCTGGCCGACAGTGTAAAGATGGAGGCCGACGCACTGGGGGCAGAGCAAGGATTTGACCCCGCCTCCCTGGAAGCGGTGGCAGCGGCGGCCGCCGCCAACCATAGTGAGGCGGGAGGCGGAGCCACGCAAGCAGACACCCTCCATGGGGCGGCAGGAGACGGCAGCACTTTGTTTTGA